From Pseudomonadota bacterium, a single genomic window includes:
- a CDS encoding radical SAM protein yields the protein MEILVGDKQHACTRGRLPCLGDVATVNVTRGCAGQCAYCYARCYTGTPAPGKLLIYRNLPALLRHELDSARRRRALPDFVLFCSAGDPFLGGPEVLELSRACLELLLRREIGVSLTTRGVIPEAILALLARHRPRVRISVALASTADDYTQRWEPGTALPQARLRLLQRLLELELAPQVHIEPLIPFVNDGQESLQRLLSALDGLGVRRAMVSLLQLRPGVAAQLAREAPHGVQRLILGCFPSGRHGGRRSEYDHLVHSHALSILRRISSAAADHGIVLTVCHCHNPGLAGGRCELAPAPATPGATAQADLFSPA from the coding sequence GTGGAAATCCTCGTCGGCGACAAGCAACACGCCTGCACCCGCGGGCGCCTGCCCTGCCTCGGCGACGTGGCCACGGTCAATGTCACGCGCGGTTGCGCGGGACAATGCGCTTATTGCTACGCACGCTGCTACACGGGGACCCCTGCCCCGGGCAAGCTGCTGATCTATCGCAACCTCCCGGCCTTGTTGCGGCATGAACTCGATAGCGCGCGGCGCCGACGCGCCCTTCCCGACTTCGTGCTTTTCTGCAGCGCCGGCGACCCTTTCCTGGGCGGACCCGAGGTACTCGAGCTCTCGCGGGCCTGTCTCGAGCTGCTCTTGCGCCGCGAGATCGGCGTCTCGTTGACGACCCGCGGCGTTATCCCCGAGGCGATCCTCGCCCTGCTGGCACGCCACCGACCACGGGTGCGCATCAGCGTCGCGCTGGCCTCGACCGCCGATGACTACACGCAGCGTTGGGAGCCGGGCACGGCGCTGCCCCAGGCCCGGCTGCGCCTCCTGCAGCGACTGCTCGAGCTCGAGCTGGCCCCCCAGGTCCATATCGAGCCGCTGATCCCCTTCGTCAATGACGGCCAGGAGTCGCTGCAGCGGCTGCTCTCTGCGCTGGACGGCCTCGGCGTGCGTCGCGCGATGGTCAGCCTGCTGCAGCTCCGGCCCGGGGTCGCCGCGCAACTCGCGCGAGAGGCACCCCATGGCGTTCAGCGACTGATTCTCGGGTGCTTCCCCAGCGGGCGACACGGCGGTCGCCGCAGCGAGTACGATCACCTGGTCCACTCACACGCGCTGAGCATCCTGCGACGCATCAGCAGCGCCGCGGCTGACCACGGTATCGTCCTGACCGTCTGTCACTGCCACAATCCCGGCCTGGCGGGTGGACGCTGCGAGCTTGCGCCTGCACCGGCGACACCCGGTGCTACCGCCCAGGCGGACCTCTTCTCGCCCGCATGA
- a CDS encoding transketolase family protein, with protein sequence MINSSDSVTSGPETAAACAAAPPARATRDAFGETLQQLGSEHPQIVVLDADLSESTRSAMFAAAFPERFFQLGIQEANMLGTAAGLAATGKRVFCCSFSCFVTGRFDQIKVSVAYNDVPVTIVGTHSGCAVGPDGYTQMALEDIALLRTLPNMLVLQPADDLETVQMVEHLVTRHSGPAFLRLTRQKVPRLHDQRYRFVPGAVDRLRVGRELAICATGACVAGALEAAVRLEREGCSATVLNVPTLAPLDGASLAAALEGCDRVLSVEDHSVIGGLGSAICEALAERRPTHVRRVGLREFGESGATEALFSKHHLDGPGIYAEAKALLATRAG encoded by the coding sequence ATGATCAACAGCAGCGATAGCGTCACCAGTGGCCCCGAGACCGCCGCCGCCTGCGCCGCAGCGCCGCCGGCACGGGCGACCCGCGACGCCTTCGGCGAGACGCTGCAGCAGCTCGGCAGCGAGCATCCGCAGATCGTCGTGCTGGACGCTGACCTGAGCGAGTCGACACGCTCTGCGATGTTCGCCGCCGCCTTTCCCGAACGCTTCTTTCAGCTCGGGATCCAGGAGGCGAATATGCTCGGCACCGCGGCTGGTCTGGCCGCGACCGGCAAGCGCGTCTTCTGCTGCTCGTTTTCCTGCTTCGTCACGGGCCGCTTCGATCAGATCAAGGTCTCGGTGGCCTACAACGACGTGCCGGTGACGATCGTGGGCACCCACTCGGGCTGCGCCGTCGGGCCCGACGGCTACACGCAAATGGCGCTCGAGGACATCGCCCTCCTGCGCACGCTGCCGAATATGCTCGTGCTCCAACCAGCAGACGACCTCGAGACGGTCCAGATGGTCGAGCACCTCGTGACGCGCCACAGCGGCCCCGCCTTCTTGAGGCTGACGCGGCAGAAGGTTCCGCGACTCCACGATCAGCGCTACCGCTTCGTTCCGGGTGCCGTGGATCGACTGCGCGTCGGCCGCGAGCTGGCGATCTGCGCCACCGGCGCGTGCGTGGCCGGCGCGCTAGAGGCGGCGGTGCGGCTCGAGCGCGAGGGCTGCTCAGCGACGGTGCTCAACGTCCCGACGCTGGCGCCGCTCGACGGCGCCTCGCTCGCCGCGGCGCTCGAGGGCTGCGATCGCGTGCTCAGCGTCGAGGACCACTCCGTGATCGGCGGCCTCGGCTCCGCGATCTGCGAGGCCCTCGCCGAGCGCCGCCCGACCCACGTCCGCCGCGTTGGGCTGCGTGAGTTCGGCGAATCTGGGGCGACCGAGGCGCTCTTCAGCAAGCACCACCTGGACGGCCCGGGCATCTACGCGGAAGCGAAGGCGCTGCTGGCCACGCGGGCGGGTTAG
- a CDS encoding transketolase, translating to MELEELVRTLEAKAPRYRVDIVEMIAAAGSGHPGGSLSLIDLISTLYHHALRQRPDEPLWLDRDRLVLSKGHGVPAQYAVMADLGYFPREMLWTLRQLGSPLQGHPCRTWLPGIEASTGSLGQGLSVAQGIALAGKLDKSAWRVYCVMGDGETQEGQVWEAALSAAKFKLDNLTVILDFNKLQIDGFTRDVMNLEPLADKWRAFGWHVITIDGHNYRQIIAALDQARQVQGRPTYIIAHTIKGKGVSFMEERASWHGVAPTRDEADRAIGELRARAGLPLTEAVR from the coding sequence ATGGAGCTTGAGGAACTGGTTCGTACGCTGGAGGCGAAGGCGCCGCGCTACCGGGTCGACATCGTCGAGATGATCGCGGCGGCGGGTTCAGGTCATCCCGGCGGCTCGCTCTCGCTGATCGACCTGATCAGCACGCTCTACCATCATGCGCTGCGGCAGCGACCCGACGAGCCCCTCTGGCTCGATCGCGACCGCCTGGTCCTCAGCAAGGGCCACGGCGTGCCCGCGCAGTACGCGGTGATGGCTGACCTGGGCTACTTCCCACGGGAAATGCTCTGGACCCTGCGCCAGCTCGGTTCGCCCCTGCAGGGACACCCCTGCCGCACCTGGCTGCCCGGGATCGAGGCCTCCACCGGATCGCTCGGCCAGGGCCTCAGCGTCGCCCAGGGCATCGCGCTCGCCGGCAAGCTCGATAAGAGCGCTTGGCGCGTCTACTGCGTGATGGGCGATGGCGAGACCCAGGAGGGTCAGGTCTGGGAGGCCGCGCTCTCCGCCGCGAAGTTCAAGCTCGACAACCTCACGGTGATCCTCGACTTCAACAAGCTGCAGATCGACGGGTTCACCCGCGACGTGATGAACCTCGAACCGCTGGCCGACAAATGGCGCGCCTTCGGCTGGCACGTGATCACGATCGACGGTCACAACTACCGCCAGATCATCGCCGCGCTCGATCAGGCGCGGCAGGTGCAGGGTCGACCGACCTACATCATCGCCCACACGATCAAGGGCAAGGGCGTATCGTTCATGGAGGAGCGGGCGAGTTGGCACGGTGTGGCGCCGACGCGCGACGAGGCCGACCGCGCGATCGGCGAGCTCCGCGCTCGCGCTGGCCTCCCGCTAACGGAGGCAGTGCGATGA
- a CDS encoding EAL domain-containing protein has translation MEEREQARSAGDNADARPPPALVRANLRRAEAVYGLSREGILVTGLDNRIKAVNPAFTQITGYSAEEVLGCDPSLLKSDRHDAEFFAAMWRALERDGRWQGEIWNRRKNGEVYPQWLAITRVADEQGATTEYVSVFSDLSHDRAAEATIRHQASYDSLTGLPNRALFVDRLAQELAHARRAKHLVALLSIDLDRFRSVNDAGGHRVGDQLLQQAAARLVEAVRETDSVSRLGGDEFSIIVTGLRHPRGAEVVADTVLAALARPFVIEDHESHLGASVGISVYPPDCTTGEELLRNADTAMYRAKAAGRSRCVFFTEQMNDEATERLGLERDLRRALTRGELLLHYQPQWDLRNGRITGAEALLRWQHPQRGLIPPATFIPVAEESGLIVPVGEWVLHTACEQARRWVGQLGAPSHLAVNVSSRQFRQNAFVDTVRRILTDVGLPPKHLQLEITESMLMDDVEETVAALGELRAHGVNLSIDDFGTGYSSLSYLKRFPIDVLKIDQSFVRHLAEDDDDAAIASTIIAMAHTLKKKVVAEGVEHLAQVRFLRGRKCDQAQGFYFSRPLTAEAWPIRPR, from the coding sequence ATGGAAGAGCGCGAGCAGGCAAGGTCCGCCGGCGACAATGCCGACGCCCGACCGCCGCCGGCGCTGGTCCGGGCGAACCTGCGCCGGGCTGAGGCCGTCTACGGCCTCAGCCGTGAGGGAATCCTCGTCACGGGGCTCGACAACCGCATCAAGGCGGTGAATCCCGCCTTCACGCAGATTACCGGCTACAGCGCCGAGGAGGTCCTGGGTTGCGACCCGTCGCTGCTCAAGTCGGACCGCCACGACGCCGAGTTCTTTGCTGCGATGTGGCGCGCGCTCGAGCGCGACGGACGCTGGCAGGGCGAGATCTGGAATCGTCGCAAGAATGGCGAGGTCTATCCGCAGTGGCTGGCGATCACGCGGGTCGCCGACGAGCAGGGGGCGACGACCGAGTACGTGAGCGTCTTCAGCGACCTCAGCCACGATCGCGCGGCCGAGGCGACGATCCGCCACCAGGCCAGCTACGACAGTCTCACCGGGCTGCCCAATCGCGCGCTCTTCGTCGACCGCCTCGCGCAGGAGCTGGCCCACGCGCGGCGCGCGAAGCATCTGGTCGCGCTGCTCTCGATCGACCTCGATCGCTTTCGCTCGGTCAACGATGCGGGGGGCCATCGGGTCGGCGATCAGCTCTTGCAGCAAGCGGCCGCTCGTTTGGTCGAGGCCGTGCGCGAGACGGATAGCGTCTCGCGGCTGGGGGGCGACGAGTTCAGCATCATCGTCACGGGGCTGCGCCACCCGCGCGGCGCGGAGGTGGTCGCCGACACCGTGCTGGCGGCGCTCGCCCGACCCTTCGTCATCGAGGACCACGAGAGCCACCTCGGAGCGAGCGTGGGGATCTCCGTCTATCCGCCCGACTGCACGACCGGCGAGGAGCTGCTGCGCAACGCGGACACGGCAATGTACCGGGCCAAGGCTGCTGGCCGCAGTCGCTGCGTCTTCTTCACCGAGCAGATGAACGACGAGGCGACCGAGCGCCTCGGCCTCGAGCGTGACCTTCGACGCGCCCTGACGCGCGGTGAGTTGCTGCTGCACTACCAGCCGCAGTGGGACCTGCGCAACGGTCGGATCACGGGAGCGGAGGCCCTGCTGCGCTGGCAACATCCCCAGCGCGGGCTGATCCCTCCGGCGACCTTCATCCCCGTCGCTGAGGAGAGCGGACTGATCGTCCCCGTCGGCGAGTGGGTGCTGCATACGGCTTGCGAGCAGGCGCGACGCTGGGTTGGACAGCTCGGCGCACCCTCGCACTTGGCGGTCAACGTCTCGAGTCGCCAGTTTCGCCAGAACGCCTTCGTCGACACGGTGCGCCGCATCCTCACCGATGTCGGGCTGCCTCCGAAGCATCTGCAGCTCGAGATCACCGAGAGCATGCTGATGGACGACGTCGAAGAGACCGTGGCGGCCCTGGGCGAGCTGCGGGCGCACGGCGTCAACCTCTCGATCGACGACTTCGGCACCGGCTACTCGTCGCTCAGCTATCTCAAGCGCTTTCCGATCGACGTGTTGAAGATCGACCAATCGTTCGTGCGCCACCTCGCCGAGGATGACGATGACGCCGCGATCGCCAGCACGATCATCGCGATGGCGCATACGCTGAAGAAGAAGGTCGTTGCCGAGGGGGTCGAACACCTGGCCCAGGTCCGCTTCCTGCGCGGGCGCAAGTGCGACCAGGCGCAGGGTTTCTACTTCAGTCGCCCGCTGACCGCCGAGGCCTGGCCGATCCGGCCGCGCTGA
- a CDS encoding helix-turn-helix domain-containing protein, which produces MNPPQPLLPGDRWLSVQEVATHLGVSRETIYTWIRGKQMPAHRVGRHWKFKRHEVDAWVHRNGAAEHAELNG; this is translated from the coding sequence ATGAACCCACCACAGCCTTTACTGCCCGGCGATCGCTGGCTCTCCGTGCAGGAAGTGGCGACGCACCTCGGGGTCAGCCGCGAGACGATCTACACCTGGATCCGGGGCAAGCAGATGCCAGCGCATCGCGTGGGCCGCCACTGGAAGTTCAAGCGTCATGAGGTCGACGCCTGGGTCCACCGCAACGGGGCTGCAGAGCACGCCGAGTTGAACGGCTGA